A portion of the Macaca mulatta isolate MMU2019108-1 chromosome 4, T2T-MMU8v2.0, whole genome shotgun sequence genome contains these proteins:
- the LOC719702 gene encoding HLA class I histocompatibility antigen, B-46 alpha chain-like isoform X37, whose protein sequence is MRYFSTTVSRPGRGEPRFIVVGYVDDTQFVRFDSDAASPKMEPRAPWMEQEGPEYWEEQTRRVKDAAQTFRVSLGNLRGYYNQSEAGSHTLQTMSGCDLGPDGRLLRGYYQQAYDGRDYIALNEDLRSWTAADEAAQNTQRKWEAAGVAEQWRAYLEGECLECLRRYLENGKETLQRAEPPKTHVTHHPVSDHEATLRCWALGFYPAEITLTWQRDGEDQTQDTELVETRPGGDGTFQKWGAVVVPSGEEQRYTCHVQHEGLPEPLTLRWEPSSQSTIPIVGIVAGLAVLAVVVTGAVVAAVMWRRKSSGGKGGSYSQAACNDSAQGSDVSLTA, encoded by the exons ATGAGGTATTTCAGCACTACCGTGTCCCGGCCCGGCCGCGGGGAGCCCCGCTTCATCGTCGTGGGCTACGTGGACGACACGCAGTTCGTGCGGTTCGACAGCGACGCCGCGAGTCCGAAGATGGAGCCGCGGGCGCCGTGGATGGAGCAGGAGGGGCCGGAGTATTGGGAAGAGCAGACACGGAGAGTCAAGGACGCCGCACAGACTTTCCGAGTGAGCCTGGGGAACCTGCGCGGCTACTACAACCAGAGCGAGGCCG GGTCTCACACCCTCCAGACAATGTCTGGCTGCGACCTGGGGCCCGACGGGCGCCTCCTCCGCGGGTATTACCAGCAAGCCTACGACGGCAGGGATTACATCGCCCTGAACGAGGACCTGCGCTCCTGGACCGCTGCGGATGAGGCGGCTCAGAACACCCAGCGCAAGTGGGAGGCGGCCGGTGTGGCAGAGCAGTGGAGAGCCTACCTGGAGGGAGAGTGCCTGGAGTGTCTCCGCAGATACCTGGAGAACGGGAAGGAGACTCTGCAGCGCGCGG AACCCCCAAAGACACACGTGACCCACCACCCCGTCTCTGACCATGAGGCCACCCTGAGGTGCTGGGCCCTGGGCTTCTACCCTGCGGAGATCACACTGACCTGGCAGCGGGATGGGGAGGACCAAACTCAGGACACCGAGCTTGTGGAGACCAGGCCAGGAGGAGATGGAACCTTCCAGAAGTGGGGAGCTGTGGTGGTGCCTTCTGGAGAAGAGCAGAGATACACGTGCCATGTGCAGCATGAGGGGCTGCCGGAGCCCCTCACCCTGAGATGGG AGCCATCTTCCCAGTCCACCATCCCCATCGTGGGCATTGTTGCTGGCCTGGCTGTCCTAGCAGTTGTGGTCACTGGAGCTGTGGTTGCTGCTGtgatgtggaggaggaagagctcAG GTGGAAAAGGAGGGAGCTACTCTCAGGCAGCGTGTaa CGACAGTGCCCAGGGCTCTGATGTGTCTCTCACGGCTTGA
- the LOC719702 gene encoding HLA class I histocompatibility antigen, B-46 alpha chain-like isoform X41 produces MRYFSTTVSRPGRGEPRFIVVGYVDDTQFVRFDSDAASPKMEPRAPWMEQEGPEYWEEQTRRVKDAAQTFRVSLGNLRGYYNQSEAGSHTLQTMSGCDLGPDGRLLRGYYQQAYDGRDYIALNEDLRSWTAADEAAQNTQRKWEAAGVAEQWRAYLEGECLECLRRYLENGKETLQRAEPPKTHVTHHPVSDHEATLRCWALGFYPAEITLTWQRDGEDQTQDTELVETRPGGDGTFQKWGAVVVPSGEEQRYTCHVQHEGLPEPLTLRWEPSSQSTIPIVGIVAGLAVLAVVVTGAVVAAVMWRRKSSGREGVRSGV; encoded by the exons ATGAGGTATTTCAGCACTACCGTGTCCCGGCCCGGCCGCGGGGAGCCCCGCTTCATCGTCGTGGGCTACGTGGACGACACGCAGTTCGTGCGGTTCGACAGCGACGCCGCGAGTCCGAAGATGGAGCCGCGGGCGCCGTGGATGGAGCAGGAGGGGCCGGAGTATTGGGAAGAGCAGACACGGAGAGTCAAGGACGCCGCACAGACTTTCCGAGTGAGCCTGGGGAACCTGCGCGGCTACTACAACCAGAGCGAGGCCG GGTCTCACACCCTCCAGACAATGTCTGGCTGCGACCTGGGGCCCGACGGGCGCCTCCTCCGCGGGTATTACCAGCAAGCCTACGACGGCAGGGATTACATCGCCCTGAACGAGGACCTGCGCTCCTGGACCGCTGCGGATGAGGCGGCTCAGAACACCCAGCGCAAGTGGGAGGCGGCCGGTGTGGCAGAGCAGTGGAGAGCCTACCTGGAGGGAGAGTGCCTGGAGTGTCTCCGCAGATACCTGGAGAACGGGAAGGAGACTCTGCAGCGCGCGG AACCCCCAAAGACACACGTGACCCACCACCCCGTCTCTGACCATGAGGCCACCCTGAGGTGCTGGGCCCTGGGCTTCTACCCTGCGGAGATCACACTGACCTGGCAGCGGGATGGGGAGGACCAAACTCAGGACACCGAGCTTGTGGAGACCAGGCCAGGAGGAGATGGAACCTTCCAGAAGTGGGGAGCTGTGGTGGTGCCTTCTGGAGAAGAGCAGAGATACACGTGCCATGTGCAGCATGAGGGGCTGCCGGAGCCCCTCACCCTGAGATGGG AGCCATCTTCCCAGTCCACCATCCCCATCGTGGGCATTGTTGCTGGCCTGGCTGTCCTAGCAGTTGTGGTCACTGGAGCTGTGGTTGCTGCTGtgatgtggaggaggaagagctcAGGTAGGGAAGGGGTGAGAAGTGGGGTCTG A
- the LOC719702 gene encoding HLA class I histocompatibility antigen, B-46 alpha chain-like isoform X42, which yields MRYFSTTVSRPGRGEPRFIVVGYVDDTQFVRFDSDAASPKMEPRAPWMEQEGPEYWEEQTRRVKDAAQTFRVSLGNLRGYYNQSEAGSHTLQTMSGCDLGPDGRLLRGYYQQAYDGRDYIALNEDLRSWTAADEAAQNTQRKWEAAGVAEQWRAYLEGECLECLRRYLENGKETLQRAEPPKTHVTHHPVSDHEATLRCWALGFYPAEITLTWQRDGEDQTQDTELVETRPGGDGTFQKWGAVVVPSGEEQRYTCHVQHEGLPEPLTLRWGGKGGSYSQAAYSDSAQGSDVSLTA from the exons ATGAGGTATTTCAGCACTACCGTGTCCCGGCCCGGCCGCGGGGAGCCCCGCTTCATCGTCGTGGGCTACGTGGACGACACGCAGTTCGTGCGGTTCGACAGCGACGCCGCGAGTCCGAAGATGGAGCCGCGGGCGCCGTGGATGGAGCAGGAGGGGCCGGAGTATTGGGAAGAGCAGACACGGAGAGTCAAGGACGCCGCACAGACTTTCCGAGTGAGCCTGGGGAACCTGCGCGGCTACTACAACCAGAGCGAGGCCG GGTCTCACACCCTCCAGACAATGTCTGGCTGCGACCTGGGGCCCGACGGGCGCCTCCTCCGCGGGTATTACCAGCAAGCCTACGACGGCAGGGATTACATCGCCCTGAACGAGGACCTGCGCTCCTGGACCGCTGCGGATGAGGCGGCTCAGAACACCCAGCGCAAGTGGGAGGCGGCCGGTGTGGCAGAGCAGTGGAGAGCCTACCTGGAGGGAGAGTGCCTGGAGTGTCTCCGCAGATACCTGGAGAACGGGAAGGAGACTCTGCAGCGCGCGG AACCCCCAAAGACACACGTGACCCACCACCCCGTCTCTGACCATGAGGCCACCCTGAGGTGCTGGGCCCTGGGCTTCTACCCTGCGGAGATCACACTGACCTGGCAGCGGGATGGGGAGGACCAAACTCAGGACACCGAGCTTGTGGAGACCAGGCCAGGAGGAGATGGAACCTTCCAGAAGTGGGGAGCTGTGGTGGTGCCTTCTGGAGAAGAGCAGAGATACACGTGCCATGTGCAGCATGAGGGGCTGCCGGAGCCCCTCACCCTGAGATGGG GTGGAAAAGGAGGGAGCTACTCTCAGGCAGCGT ACAGCGACAGTGCCCAGGGCTCTGATGTGTCTCTCACGGCTTGA
- the LOC719702 gene encoding HLA class I histocompatibility antigen, B-46 alpha chain-like isoform X36: protein MRYFSTTVSRPGRGEPRFIVVGYVDDTQFVRFDSDAASPKMEPRAPWMEQEGPEYWEEQTRRVKDAAQTFRVSLGNLRGYYNQSEAGSHTLQTMSGCDLGPDGRLLRGYYQQAYDGRDYIALNEDLRSWTAADEAAQNTQRKWEAAGVAEQWRAYLEGECLECLRRYLENGKETLQRAEPPKTHVTHHPVSDHEATLRCWALGFYPAEITLTWQRDGEDQTQDTELVETRPGGDGTFQKWGAVVVPSGEEQRYTCHVQHEGLPEPLTLRWEPSSQSTIPIVGIVAGLAVLAVVVTGAVVAAVMWRRKSSGGKGGSYSQAAYSDSAQGSDVSLTA from the exons ATGAGGTATTTCAGCACTACCGTGTCCCGGCCCGGCCGCGGGGAGCCCCGCTTCATCGTCGTGGGCTACGTGGACGACACGCAGTTCGTGCGGTTCGACAGCGACGCCGCGAGTCCGAAGATGGAGCCGCGGGCGCCGTGGATGGAGCAGGAGGGGCCGGAGTATTGGGAAGAGCAGACACGGAGAGTCAAGGACGCCGCACAGACTTTCCGAGTGAGCCTGGGGAACCTGCGCGGCTACTACAACCAGAGCGAGGCCG GGTCTCACACCCTCCAGACAATGTCTGGCTGCGACCTGGGGCCCGACGGGCGCCTCCTCCGCGGGTATTACCAGCAAGCCTACGACGGCAGGGATTACATCGCCCTGAACGAGGACCTGCGCTCCTGGACCGCTGCGGATGAGGCGGCTCAGAACACCCAGCGCAAGTGGGAGGCGGCCGGTGTGGCAGAGCAGTGGAGAGCCTACCTGGAGGGAGAGTGCCTGGAGTGTCTCCGCAGATACCTGGAGAACGGGAAGGAGACTCTGCAGCGCGCGG AACCCCCAAAGACACACGTGACCCACCACCCCGTCTCTGACCATGAGGCCACCCTGAGGTGCTGGGCCCTGGGCTTCTACCCTGCGGAGATCACACTGACCTGGCAGCGGGATGGGGAGGACCAAACTCAGGACACCGAGCTTGTGGAGACCAGGCCAGGAGGAGATGGAACCTTCCAGAAGTGGGGAGCTGTGGTGGTGCCTTCTGGAGAAGAGCAGAGATACACGTGCCATGTGCAGCATGAGGGGCTGCCGGAGCCCCTCACCCTGAGATGGG AGCCATCTTCCCAGTCCACCATCCCCATCGTGGGCATTGTTGCTGGCCTGGCTGTCCTAGCAGTTGTGGTCACTGGAGCTGTGGTTGCTGCTGtgatgtggaggaggaagagctcAG GTGGAAAAGGAGGGAGCTACTCTCAGGCAGCGT ACAGCGACAGTGCCCAGGGCTCTGATGTGTCTCTCACGGCTTGA
- the LOC719702 gene encoding HLA class I histocompatibility antigen, B-46 alpha chain-like isoform X39 — MRYFSTTVSRPGRGEPRFIVVGYVDDTQFVRFDSDAASPKMEPRAPWMEQEGPEYWEEQTRRVKDAAQTFRVSLGNLRGYYNQSEAGSHTLQTMSGCDLGPDGRLLRGYYQQAYDGRDYIALNEDLRSWTAADEAAQNTQRKWEAAGVAEQWRAYLEGECLECLRRYLENGKETLQRAEPPKTHVTHHPVSDHEATLRCWALGFYPAEITLTWQRDGEDQTQDTELVETRPGGDGTFQKWGAVVVPSGEEQRYTCHVQHEGLPEPLTLRWEPSSQSTIPIVGIVAGLAVLAVVVTGAVVAAVMWRRKSSGREGLLFLFCSRQRQCPGL; from the exons ATGAGGTATTTCAGCACTACCGTGTCCCGGCCCGGCCGCGGGGAGCCCCGCTTCATCGTCGTGGGCTACGTGGACGACACGCAGTTCGTGCGGTTCGACAGCGACGCCGCGAGTCCGAAGATGGAGCCGCGGGCGCCGTGGATGGAGCAGGAGGGGCCGGAGTATTGGGAAGAGCAGACACGGAGAGTCAAGGACGCCGCACAGACTTTCCGAGTGAGCCTGGGGAACCTGCGCGGCTACTACAACCAGAGCGAGGCCG GGTCTCACACCCTCCAGACAATGTCTGGCTGCGACCTGGGGCCCGACGGGCGCCTCCTCCGCGGGTATTACCAGCAAGCCTACGACGGCAGGGATTACATCGCCCTGAACGAGGACCTGCGCTCCTGGACCGCTGCGGATGAGGCGGCTCAGAACACCCAGCGCAAGTGGGAGGCGGCCGGTGTGGCAGAGCAGTGGAGAGCCTACCTGGAGGGAGAGTGCCTGGAGTGTCTCCGCAGATACCTGGAGAACGGGAAGGAGACTCTGCAGCGCGCGG AACCCCCAAAGACACACGTGACCCACCACCCCGTCTCTGACCATGAGGCCACCCTGAGGTGCTGGGCCCTGGGCTTCTACCCTGCGGAGATCACACTGACCTGGCAGCGGGATGGGGAGGACCAAACTCAGGACACCGAGCTTGTGGAGACCAGGCCAGGAGGAGATGGAACCTTCCAGAAGTGGGGAGCTGTGGTGGTGCCTTCTGGAGAAGAGCAGAGATACACGTGCCATGTGCAGCATGAGGGGCTGCCGGAGCCCCTCACCCTGAGATGGG AGCCATCTTCCCAGTCCACCATCCCCATCGTGGGCATTGTTGCTGGCCTGGCTGTCCTAGCAGTTGTGGTCACTGGAGCTGTGGTTGCTGCTGtgatgtggaggaggaagagctcAGGTAGGGAAGGG CTCCTGTTTTTGTTCTGCTCCAGACAGCGACAGTGCCCAGGGCTCTGA
- the LOC719702 gene encoding HLA class I histocompatibility antigen, B-46 alpha chain-like isoform X40: protein MRYFSTTVSRPGRGEPRFIVVGYVDDTQFVRFDSDAASPKMEPRAPWMEQEGPEYWEEQTRRVKDAAQTFRVSLGNLRGYYNQSEAGSHTLQTMSGCDLGPDGRLLRGYYQQAYDGRDYIALNEDLRSWTAADEAAQNTQRKWEAAGVAEQWRAYLEGECLECLRRYLENGKETLQRAEPPKTHVTHHPVSDHEATLRCWALGFYPAEITLTWQRDGEDQTQDTELVETRPGGDGTFQKWGAVVVPSGEEQRYTCHVQHEGLPEPLTLRWEPSSQSTIPIVGIVAGLAVLAVVVTGAVVAAVMWRRKSSGGKGGSYSQAAS from the exons ATGAGGTATTTCAGCACTACCGTGTCCCGGCCCGGCCGCGGGGAGCCCCGCTTCATCGTCGTGGGCTACGTGGACGACACGCAGTTCGTGCGGTTCGACAGCGACGCCGCGAGTCCGAAGATGGAGCCGCGGGCGCCGTGGATGGAGCAGGAGGGGCCGGAGTATTGGGAAGAGCAGACACGGAGAGTCAAGGACGCCGCACAGACTTTCCGAGTGAGCCTGGGGAACCTGCGCGGCTACTACAACCAGAGCGAGGCCG GGTCTCACACCCTCCAGACAATGTCTGGCTGCGACCTGGGGCCCGACGGGCGCCTCCTCCGCGGGTATTACCAGCAAGCCTACGACGGCAGGGATTACATCGCCCTGAACGAGGACCTGCGCTCCTGGACCGCTGCGGATGAGGCGGCTCAGAACACCCAGCGCAAGTGGGAGGCGGCCGGTGTGGCAGAGCAGTGGAGAGCCTACCTGGAGGGAGAGTGCCTGGAGTGTCTCCGCAGATACCTGGAGAACGGGAAGGAGACTCTGCAGCGCGCGG AACCCCCAAAGACACACGTGACCCACCACCCCGTCTCTGACCATGAGGCCACCCTGAGGTGCTGGGCCCTGGGCTTCTACCCTGCGGAGATCACACTGACCTGGCAGCGGGATGGGGAGGACCAAACTCAGGACACCGAGCTTGTGGAGACCAGGCCAGGAGGAGATGGAACCTTCCAGAAGTGGGGAGCTGTGGTGGTGCCTTCTGGAGAAGAGCAGAGATACACGTGCCATGTGCAGCATGAGGGGCTGCCGGAGCCCCTCACCCTGAGATGGG AGCCATCTTCCCAGTCCACCATCCCCATCGTGGGCATTGTTGCTGGCCTGGCTGTCCTAGCAGTTGTGGTCACTGGAGCTGTGGTTGCTGCTGtgatgtggaggaggaagagctcAG GTGGAAAAGGAGGGAGCTACTCTCAGGCAGCGT CCTGA
- the LOC719702 gene encoding HLA class I histocompatibility antigen, B-46 alpha chain-like isoform X35: MRYFSTTVSRPGRGEPRFIVVGYVDDTQFVRFDSDAASPKMEPRAPWMEQEGPEYWEEQTRRVKDAAQTFRVSLGNLRGYYNQSEAGSHTLQTMSGCDLGPDGRLLRGYYQQAYDGRDYIALNEDLRSWTAADEAAQNTQRKWEAAGVAEQWRAYLEGECLECLRRYLENGKETLQRAEPPKTHVTHHPVSDHEATLRCWALGFYPAEITLTWQRDGEDQTQDTELVETRPGGDGTFQKWGAVVVPSGEEQRYTCHVQHEGLPEPLTLRWEPSSQSTIPIVGIVAGLAVLAVVVTGAVVAAVMWRRKSSGREGVRTPVFVLLQTATVPRALMCLSRLEKV, from the exons ATGAGGTATTTCAGCACTACCGTGTCCCGGCCCGGCCGCGGGGAGCCCCGCTTCATCGTCGTGGGCTACGTGGACGACACGCAGTTCGTGCGGTTCGACAGCGACGCCGCGAGTCCGAAGATGGAGCCGCGGGCGCCGTGGATGGAGCAGGAGGGGCCGGAGTATTGGGAAGAGCAGACACGGAGAGTCAAGGACGCCGCACAGACTTTCCGAGTGAGCCTGGGGAACCTGCGCGGCTACTACAACCAGAGCGAGGCCG GGTCTCACACCCTCCAGACAATGTCTGGCTGCGACCTGGGGCCCGACGGGCGCCTCCTCCGCGGGTATTACCAGCAAGCCTACGACGGCAGGGATTACATCGCCCTGAACGAGGACCTGCGCTCCTGGACCGCTGCGGATGAGGCGGCTCAGAACACCCAGCGCAAGTGGGAGGCGGCCGGTGTGGCAGAGCAGTGGAGAGCCTACCTGGAGGGAGAGTGCCTGGAGTGTCTCCGCAGATACCTGGAGAACGGGAAGGAGACTCTGCAGCGCGCGG AACCCCCAAAGACACACGTGACCCACCACCCCGTCTCTGACCATGAGGCCACCCTGAGGTGCTGGGCCCTGGGCTTCTACCCTGCGGAGATCACACTGACCTGGCAGCGGGATGGGGAGGACCAAACTCAGGACACCGAGCTTGTGGAGACCAGGCCAGGAGGAGATGGAACCTTCCAGAAGTGGGGAGCTGTGGTGGTGCCTTCTGGAGAAGAGCAGAGATACACGTGCCATGTGCAGCATGAGGGGCTGCCGGAGCCCCTCACCCTGAGATGGG AGCCATCTTCCCAGTCCACCATCCCCATCGTGGGCATTGTTGCTGGCCTGGCTGTCCTAGCAGTTGTGGTCACTGGAGCTGTGGTTGCTGCTGtgatgtggaggaggaagagctcAGGTAGGGAAGGGGTGAGAA CTCCTGTTTTTGTTCTGCTCCAGACAGCGACAGTGCCCAGGGCTCTGATGTGTCTCTCACGGCTTGAAAAGGTCTag